The Ascaphus truei isolate aAscTru1 chromosome 3, aAscTru1.hap1, whole genome shotgun sequence genome includes a region encoding these proteins:
- the LOC142490719 gene encoding uncharacterized protein LOC142490719, translated as MVQIFAWEKLLYTKVAPGGHVSPETEQVSSPGSCSSTHLEEHDDEDDDDDATAIDTEIQSSEHEEVPIETVLPPNRPSTTTYDAIVASEGKIVEAENRRHSDLMTVLERMIALQEETISQLAHLHRVFIEVPKQLQKINTSFEALVVQQTQANYLRMTTVPHLNFNTSQAGSLHAGNFSPHASELHSPGPNVTAQVADIAVQVPDDILPLPSVQNQELTPTKEATKTKQHKQLLLTSFWTQTKKDTHETDQPSLVQCLPTCSHVSVGTSPVGESLAKSPVGEQSLPTSPVGEQSLPKSPVGESLPKSPVGESLPKSPVGESLATSPAREVPEATQSGSVVAKVVAKRKRKIQETTSRPVTRSQKEQKK; from the exons ATGGTTCAGATTTTCGCATGGGAGAAACTTCTTTATACCAAAG ttgcccctggaggacatgtgtcacctgagacggaacaagtgtcttcacctgggtcatgcagctcaacacacctagaag aacatgatgatgaagatgatgatgatgatgccaccgccatagacacagaaatacaatcaagtgagcatgaagaggttccaattgaaacagttttaccgccaaatcgtccatcaactaccacatacgatgcaattgtagcttctgagggaaaaattgtggaagcagaaaatcgacgccattctgatctgatgacagtgctggaaaggatgattgcactgcaggaagaaacgatatcacaattggcacatctccacagagtcttcattgaagtgcctaaacagttgcaaaaaatcaacacctcattcgaagcattagttgttcagcaaacccaagcaaattacttgagaatgactactgtaccacatttaaacttcaacacctcacaggcaggatctttacatgctggtaatttttcaccacatgcatctgagcttcattccccaggtccgaatgttaccgctcaagtagcagacattgctgtgcaggttcctgacgacatcctaccgctgccatctgtacaaaatcaggagctgacacctacaaaggaggcgacaaaaacaaaacagcacaagcagttactactgaccagtttttggacacaaacaaaaaaagacacacatgaaacagaccaaccatcacttgtgcagtgtctaccaacttgctcacatgtgtcagtgggcacaagccctgtcggtgagtcactggccaaaagccctgtaggtgaacagtcactgcccacaagccctgtaggtgaacagtcactgcccaaaagccctgtaggtgagtcactgcccaaaagccctgtaggtgagtcactgcccaaaagccctgtaggtgagtcactggccacaagccctgcccgtgaagtgccagaggccactcaaagtggctctgttgtggctaaagttgttgcaaaacgaaaaaggaaaatacaagagacaacaagcaggcctgttactcgctctcaaaaggaacaaaaaaaataa